A stretch of Imperialibacter roseus DNA encodes these proteins:
- a CDS encoding universal stress protein, giving the protein MNTIIIATDYSPAANNALQYAANLASVVKADLVLFNSYHLSPHAANGLVSPTALEQMIDHNNSDLQKLANETARKYGLKVSWVSKASDTIGELSQFAADRNADLVVMGMETNLIEYELFGNTTTAAIKRLNCPVLVVPGDVPFKGIQKILYAYEHTCLDQDNHLDLMKEIARKFAAELQVFHVDTKAKAGAAVAVEDEMISAVDNLLEDVDHSYSVIGSSKIGEGIVKGVEAFQADLLVIVPHKTGFLESLLKGSNTRSMTLKTRVPLLVLPNANMN; this is encoded by the coding sequence ATGAACACGATAATTATAGCCACCGATTATTCACCCGCCGCCAATAACGCACTTCAATATGCCGCCAACCTGGCGTCGGTTGTCAAAGCCGACCTGGTGCTTTTCAATTCTTACCACCTCAGCCCCCATGCTGCCAACGGCCTTGTTAGCCCCACCGCCTTAGAGCAGATGATCGACCACAATAACAGCGACCTGCAAAAGCTGGCGAACGAAACCGCCAGGAAATACGGATTGAAAGTGAGCTGGGTTAGCAAAGCGAGTGATACTATCGGAGAGCTGTCGCAATTCGCTGCTGATCGTAACGCCGACCTGGTAGTAATGGGCATGGAGACCAACCTGATAGAATACGAACTGTTTGGCAATACCACCACGGCAGCTATCAAGCGACTGAATTGCCCGGTGCTGGTGGTACCCGGCGACGTTCCTTTCAAGGGCATACAAAAAATTCTGTATGCCTATGAGCACACCTGCCTCGACCAGGACAACCACCTTGATTTGATGAAGGAAATTGCCCGGAAGTTCGCCGCAGAGCTGCAGGTATTCCATGTAGACACCAAAGCAAAGGCTGGGGCTGCCGTGGCCGTTGAGGATGAGATGATCAGCGCTGTAGATAACCTTTTGGAGGATGTTGATCATTCATACAGCGTTATCGGGAGTTCAAAAATTGGCGAAGGCATTGTCAAGGGGGTAGAGGCATTTCAGGCCGACTTGCTGGTAATAGTGCCTCACAAAACAGGCTTTCTTGAGTCGCTACTAAAAGGCAGCAACACCCGCAGCATGACACTAAAGACCAGAGTGCCATTGCTGGTGCTGCCCAATGCCAACATGAATTAG
- a CDS encoding M81 family metallopeptidase, whose protein sequence is MKRISLYLFAAILFASSCSQQNNPDDTKPLPRIAIAGLAIESSTFSPALTDEAMFRARVGNDVFSFYSFLNPDSLDRKRANWIPTLRAHAIPGGAVTREAYESLVGKTLTMLKDSLPYDGLFFDIHDAMSVVGLDDPEGDFITRVREVVGYETIISTSMDLHGNVSKTLAQNSDIITCYRMAPHEDSRESDKRAVENLLERIESGKGKPAYKAWIPVPILLPGEKTSTRVDPGKSLYAKVAPAADQEGIVDAAIWIGYAWADEPRNHAVVMVTGDDKAKVTSTAESLANAFWEVRNEFEFIAPTATLKESLDMAIASDKHPFMISDMGDNPTAGGAGDVTWTLAQILARPEFKSADGPSLIYASIPGPEFVDKAVAAGVGGKVSGTAGAAVDARFSPPIQLTGTVTAIETGDASAETEVVVKIGSVSVIVTKKRKPYHRESDFTNLGLNPRASDIVVVKIGYLVPELYDMRADWVMATTPGGVDQALERLEFKRINRPMFPFDKDMEDPDLNAQLIPLSGSK, encoded by the coding sequence ATGAAAAGAATTAGCCTCTACCTCTTTGCAGCCATCCTCTTCGCTTCCTCTTGCAGCCAGCAAAACAATCCGGACGACACCAAACCCCTTCCCCGTATCGCCATCGCAGGCCTGGCCATTGAGTCGAGCACTTTCTCCCCCGCACTTACCGATGAGGCAATGTTCCGGGCAAGGGTAGGCAACGACGTTTTTTCTTTCTACTCATTTCTCAATCCGGACTCGCTTGACAGAAAAAGAGCCAACTGGATTCCTACCCTCAGGGCCCACGCCATTCCCGGCGGCGCCGTGACGAGGGAAGCCTACGAATCGTTGGTGGGCAAAACGCTGACCATGCTGAAAGACAGCCTGCCTTACGACGGCCTTTTCTTCGATATCCACGATGCCATGAGTGTGGTGGGCCTCGACGATCCCGAGGGAGATTTCATCACCAGAGTGCGGGAAGTGGTCGGCTATGAAACAATCATCTCCACGTCGATGGACCTCCATGGCAACGTATCAAAAACGCTGGCCCAAAACAGCGACATCATCACCTGCTACCGCATGGCACCTCATGAAGATTCGAGGGAGTCGGACAAGCGGGCGGTGGAAAACCTGCTGGAAAGAATTGAAAGCGGCAAAGGCAAACCAGCCTACAAGGCATGGATTCCTGTGCCAATTTTGCTGCCAGGCGAAAAAACCAGCACCAGGGTTGATCCCGGCAAAAGCTTGTATGCCAAAGTAGCTCCGGCGGCGGATCAGGAAGGCATTGTAGATGCAGCCATCTGGATTGGTTACGCCTGGGCGGATGAGCCCCGCAACCACGCCGTGGTGATGGTGACCGGCGACGACAAGGCCAAAGTCACCAGCACCGCTGAGTCATTAGCCAATGCCTTCTGGGAGGTAAGAAATGAGTTTGAGTTTATTGCCCCTACTGCCACGCTGAAAGAAAGCCTCGACATGGCCATTGCCAGCGACAAGCATCCTTTCATGATCAGCGACATGGGCGACAACCCCACAGCAGGTGGTGCCGGCGACGTTACCTGGACGCTGGCCCAAATACTCGCCCGGCCGGAGTTCAAATCAGCCGATGGCCCTTCTTTGATCTACGCCTCCATCCCAGGCCCTGAGTTTGTAGACAAGGCGGTGGCCGCTGGCGTTGGCGGCAAGGTATCCGGCACCGCAGGGGCAGCGGTTGACGCTCGTTTTTCACCCCCTATTCAGCTCACCGGAACAGTAACCGCCATTGAAACGGGAGACGCCAGTGCAGAAACAGAAGTCGTGGTGAAAATCGGCAGCGTGAGCGTGATAGTGACTAAAAAGCGGAAGCCTTACCACCGGGAAAGCGACTTTACCAACCTGGGCCTCAATCCCCGTGCATCAGACATTGTAGTGGTGAAAATCGGTTACCTGGTGCCAGAGCTCTACGACATGCGAGCCGATTGGGTCATGGCGACGACCCCAGGAGGTGTAGATCAGGCCCTCGAAAGGCTGGAGTTCAAAAGAATCAACAGGCCCATGTTCCCATTCGACAAGGACATGGAAGATCCTGATTTGAATGCACAGTTGATTCCGCTGTCGGGGAGTAAATAA
- a CDS encoding DUF4249 domain-containing protein: MKAKKTYKLTFGVVLRKSIISLSILFPVVVSCTDPFNPSVDTETAELFVVDGFVNATDSTAIVTLSHSRPLTSRGVFIPEKNAQVMIESSEGESFSLQELDLGKYALQNMPVNKTASYTLRVQTASGATYTSEPVTVRSTPPIDSLTYGLSNDNLGLSIRLNTHDDTGNSRYYSWEYSETYEYRSYFNSGFTFENNQPVQRTAEEAVNICYLTVPSTRILLGTSTALAEDVIQGEELTIIPKYSPKISVRYSILIRQRVLSAKEYDYLYQLRQVTERLGTFFDPLPGEVIGNISREGEGSEVILGNFGVAEVYEERFFINKGELPLDLQASPITKGCQLEFTCDIRIPRTTPQPSCAFLEDISDNAMIIEAAYDLMGKPYAYSFARDYCGDCRTQGGITTKPDFW, encoded by the coding sequence TTGAAAGCAAAAAAGACATATAAATTAACCTTTGGCGTTGTTCTCCGCAAAAGTATTATTTCTCTCTCTATTCTATTTCCTGTTGTAGTAAGCTGTACAGATCCATTTAACCCATCCGTCGATACAGAAACAGCAGAACTTTTTGTGGTAGATGGTTTTGTCAATGCTACAGACTCCACCGCCATTGTCACTCTTTCACATTCCAGGCCATTGACCTCTCGTGGCGTTTTCATCCCAGAAAAAAACGCCCAGGTGATGATTGAATCCTCCGAGGGAGAAAGTTTCTCCCTGCAGGAACTGGACTTGGGTAAATATGCGCTGCAAAACATGCCAGTTAACAAAACAGCATCCTACACCCTGCGAGTGCAGACTGCATCCGGTGCAACCTATACCTCGGAACCTGTCACGGTGAGAAGCACTCCTCCCATCGACAGCCTGACTTACGGACTCTCAAATGACAACCTGGGGCTAAGCATAAGGCTGAACACTCACGATGACACTGGAAATTCCCGGTATTATAGCTGGGAGTATTCAGAAACCTACGAGTATCGTTCTTATTTCAATTCTGGTTTTACCTTTGAAAACAATCAACCTGTGCAGAGAACTGCTGAAGAGGCAGTCAATATATGCTACCTCACCGTTCCTTCCACCAGAATACTACTGGGCACATCAACAGCACTTGCCGAAGACGTTATTCAGGGAGAAGAGCTTACCATTATACCAAAATACTCCCCAAAAATATCCGTTCGCTATAGCATATTAATCAGGCAACGAGTGCTTAGTGCGAAGGAATATGACTATCTATACCAACTTAGGCAGGTAACCGAGAGGCTAGGGACATTCTTTGATCCTCTGCCGGGTGAAGTAATTGGCAACATAAGCCGGGAAGGTGAAGGGTCGGAAGTGATCCTTGGAAATTTCGGCGTAGCAGAAGTTTATGAAGAACGCTTTTTCATAAACAAGGGTGAATTGCCTCTCGACCTTCAGGCCTCCCCAATTACCAAGGGCTGTCAATTGGAGTTTACATGCGACATCAGAATACCAAGAACAACCCCACAGCCTTCCTGCGCCTTTCTCGAAGACATTAGCGACAACGCCATGATAATAGAAGCCGCTTATGATTTAATGGGCAAGCCCTACGCTTATAGCTTTGCACGTGATTATTGTGGAGATTGCAGAACGCAGGGTGGAATCACCACCAAACCAGATTTTTGGTAA
- a CDS encoding ATP-binding protein, whose product MIEELFVTLPSLRIGKIVEVSGNQIRIELDIRITELTRSVYGQVYSIGQIGSIIKIHFGRKILFAYVRMLRMQSDILAEEGKTTISPGDDKRILEADLFGQGVWSSKDRKLAFVRGVETYPLPLQDSFLCLNDELESIYRAAEDLRESEDDPMVPIGNYVGGNNAVCRANIDKLFGHHCAILGSTGSGKSGTVASILHSVLSHQTSGKNISPRIVIIDPHGEYAKAFEGKAIVYKAYNEASTTAMKTEQLKLPYWLMSSDEFRSLVIGKTEFEATSQTNMVHQAVTYARLFNTGLVENVGLDPLGEANSEVPCAGKTESDILNFDRDKPVPFQLSEVIKHLDKVQGRKANESKSLTPSDKNRQSIESILKKLKVLRSNPQLSFLMEEHSAKSPTLETVLHQFVGGVGDKNLRIVDISGLPNEVAGPLTALIARLLFQYKLWQTRDEREKDPVLFICEEAHRYVPNHGEAQYKEAQEAVRRIAKEGRKYGIGLMLISQRPSDVEATVLSQCNSWIILRLTNSSDQEHVSRFLPDSLVGLTKMLPSLTRREAIFVGEAAALPSRIRINKLSRTQLPDSNDISFVKGWVNKPTKSIDLEKVSKRWVGA is encoded by the coding sequence ATGATTGAAGAACTATTTGTTACGCTACCGTCTTTGAGAATCGGAAAAATTGTAGAAGTAAGTGGAAACCAGATTCGAATCGAACTGGATATTAGGATAACGGAGCTTACTAGGTCTGTCTACGGCCAAGTGTATTCTATAGGCCAAATTGGTAGTATTATCAAAATACACTTCGGAAGAAAAATACTATTCGCATATGTTAGGATGCTAAGAATGCAGTCCGACATCCTTGCAGAAGAAGGGAAAACAACCATTTCGCCTGGCGATGACAAAAGGATTTTGGAAGCAGATTTGTTTGGTCAAGGTGTTTGGAGTTCCAAGGATCGGAAACTCGCATTTGTTAGAGGAGTTGAAACTTATCCACTTCCATTGCAGGATTCATTTTTGTGCCTTAATGATGAACTAGAAAGCATCTATCGAGCAGCAGAGGACTTAAGAGAAAGTGAAGACGATCCAATGGTTCCAATCGGCAACTACGTAGGAGGTAATAACGCTGTCTGCAGAGCAAATATTGACAAGTTATTTGGACATCATTGCGCCATTTTAGGCTCTACTGGCTCAGGAAAATCCGGAACTGTAGCATCCATTCTTCACTCGGTTTTGTCTCATCAAACAAGTGGCAAAAACATATCACCCAGAATAGTAATTATTGACCCACATGGTGAATATGCCAAAGCATTTGAAGGTAAAGCAATTGTGTACAAAGCATATAATGAGGCCTCGACGACAGCGATGAAGACAGAACAACTGAAGCTACCTTACTGGTTGATGTCAAGTGATGAATTCAGATCGCTTGTAATTGGTAAAACAGAGTTTGAAGCAACATCACAGACCAATATGGTACATCAGGCCGTAACATATGCCAGATTATTTAATACAGGTCTGGTTGAAAATGTTGGTCTAGATCCATTAGGTGAGGCCAACTCTGAAGTTCCCTGTGCAGGTAAAACAGAGAGTGATATTTTAAATTTTGATAGAGACAAGCCTGTCCCATTTCAACTTTCAGAAGTCATAAAACATCTCGATAAAGTTCAAGGGCGTAAAGCAAATGAATCAAAGTCACTTACTCCTAGTGATAAAAACAGGCAATCAATTGAATCGATTCTTAAAAAATTGAAAGTCTTACGTTCTAATCCACAACTATCATTTTTAATGGAGGAGCATAGCGCAAAGTCACCTACGCTAGAAACAGTACTTCATCAATTTGTAGGTGGCGTTGGAGACAAGAACCTTAGAATCGTCGACATTTCAGGTCTGCCTAATGAGGTAGCGGGACCTTTGACCGCTTTAATTGCAAGACTATTATTTCAATATAAGTTGTGGCAAACTAGAGATGAAAGAGAGAAAGATCCTGTTTTATTTATTTGTGAGGAAGCCCACCGATACGTGCCGAATCACGGTGAGGCACAATACAAAGAAGCTCAGGAAGCTGTAAGGCGAATAGCGAAGGAAGGCAGGAAATATGGTATTGGTCTAATGCTCATTTCCCAAAGGCCTTCTGATGTCGAGGCAACTGTTTTATCGCAATGCAATTCATGGATAATTCTTCGACTGACCAATTCCAGCGACCAAGAGCATGTCTCTAGGTTCTTGCCTGATAGTTTAGTTGGCTTGACAAAAATGTTGCCTTCTCTTACCAGGCGTGAGGCAATTTTTGTTGGAGAAGCTGCTGCATTACCAAGCCGCATCAGGATTAACAAACTTTCACGAACGCAATTACCAGACTCCAACGATATAAGCTTCGTAAAGGGCTGGGTTAATAAACCAACAAAATCAATTGATCTTGAAAAAGTAAGCAAAAGATGGGTTGGTGCTTAA
- a CDS encoding SIR2 family protein, with the protein MTKMAGHDFESITEELRKQLDSSRQNWLLGAGVSYKSNIPLMYPLTDRIKNLIVASKVDKDIEIYNSLTVELQDKSHIEHYLSHIGDLIALADRSKTQSATVGGKSVTKNELLNLHRSIISAIGETVRYGYSNEGSEVVGSFTKPIVEIEHHIKFVQALYSNRSNLLSRSKLTFFSTNYDTLLEDALGLEKFTVVDGFSGGAIAYWNPQFEFQDNHSLPNKCLLYKLHGSIDWHRDEKKGLVRTRYGTKYLANKSEIMIYPQATKYVETQKDPFSYLFNGFRNALNSNDDNVLITCGYSFGDDHINAEIEAALSSRDNRTTIIAFAQESPDGSIKINKTLDTWLTDKQFGNRIYVAGQKGVYYNSTSPLQPADKKDLVWWTFSGLTNFILTGDHD; encoded by the coding sequence ATGACTAAAATGGCAGGCCACGACTTTGAATCAATCACAGAGGAATTAAGAAAGCAACTTGACTCGAGTAGACAAAATTGGCTTTTGGGTGCTGGTGTTAGTTACAAATCGAACATCCCATTGATGTACCCATTAACCGATCGGATAAAAAATCTCATTGTTGCTTCCAAAGTAGACAAGGATATCGAAATATATAATTCACTAACTGTAGAACTTCAGGATAAGTCACATATTGAACACTATTTAAGTCACATTGGTGATCTAATCGCCTTAGCGGATAGATCAAAAACACAATCAGCAACCGTCGGGGGGAAATCTGTAACGAAGAATGAATTATTAAACCTTCACAGGTCAATAATTTCTGCGATTGGGGAGACAGTTAGGTATGGTTATTCAAACGAAGGATCAGAAGTAGTTGGCAGCTTTACTAAGCCAATTGTTGAAATAGAACACCATATCAAATTTGTTCAAGCCTTATATTCTAACAGATCGAACTTGCTGTCCCGATCAAAGCTCACATTCTTTTCCACCAATTATGACACATTGCTTGAGGATGCGTTGGGGTTAGAAAAGTTCACGGTTGTTGACGGTTTTTCTGGTGGTGCAATTGCTTATTGGAATCCGCAATTTGAATTTCAAGATAACCATAGCTTGCCCAATAAATGTCTGCTTTACAAGCTTCACGGGTCAATAGATTGGCACCGAGATGAAAAGAAAGGTTTAGTAAGAACTAGATACGGGACAAAGTATCTGGCAAATAAATCTGAGATAATGATTTATCCTCAGGCCACAAAATATGTGGAGACCCAAAAAGACCCATTTTCATACTTGTTTAATGGCTTCAGAAACGCACTGAATTCCAACGATGACAATGTATTGATTACTTGTGGCTATAGCTTCGGAGACGACCATATCAATGCAGAAATAGAAGCAGCTTTATCAAGTAGAGACAATAGAACCACGATAATTGCATTTGCACAAGAAAGTCCTGATGGCTCTATTAAAATTAACAAAACACTTGATACATGGCTTACAGATAAGCAATTCGGGAACAGAATTTATGTAGCAGGCCAAAAAGGAGTCTATTACAACTCTACATCCCCGCTCCAGCCCGCTGACAAGAAGGATCTAGTTTGGTGGACATTTTCAGGTTTAACAAATTTTATCTTAACTGGCGACCATGATTGA
- a CDS encoding alpha/beta hydrolase family protein, whose amino-acid sequence MKKRTHQPLILLLSLVISIVLLHPVIAFQQDSLKALTSTDFGQWESLGNDGQLSANGAWLVYPIDRNNKENELRLHNLTNEKVRVLKEGTDAAFSGDNQWLGYLINLPEAERKKLEKDKKPVHTSFGLINLATGDSVVVKEVAGFDFSDNGQFVVLKRYGSGKGNDIVVRNLATSKDFSFGNVAEYKWQDKGMLLAMAMETAGKEGNGVQLFDGKSNTVKLLHSAAAYYKGLSWRKNSDDLAVYQSVTNEGYEDSTHIVLAWKKLASAASSPLTFDQMTIPDFPANSRIVSNSNLRWNKDGSSVFFETMTWLKKPSKKDESEETTPDPEKEALYEEAPALEIWNSNDVHVIPEQKQLAERKRVQSYLAVWHLTGNKFVQLGDDLTEETLWQKDVSIVLGLDETPYEFDGMFGRSNADVYTIDSQTGQKQKILEQVNRLYNVSSDGKTVVYLKDDNYHAFNFQSGKSINLTGSLSASFVDKEDDHPVEQKPPYRFVGWDAAGTTVYVHSKYDTWSLKVDGSKATNLTNGAQDKTISRFVSIDNDQEYIDLKQPMYIHQTGEWSKKEGYAVLSQGKLKSLCWDDMRATRLIKAKEAATIAYVLESFEDSPDYFVSKNGSSEGSQVSATNPFQKDYRWGKAELIEYANANGVKLQGSLFYPDDYEPGKKYPMITYVYEFLSQNIHRYIAPSQWHYYNHRVWTSQGYFVLQPDILFDAGDPGISSTKTMEIAVKTVVDKGLVDPKKVGLVGHSWGGYQAAFAATNTKIFAAIVAGAGLTDLVSMYGMVAWSFGGTPENYHFEVSQERMMVPPWRNIDGYMRNSPVMNIDNMTTPLLFEVGDADTNVDWRQGIEMYNAARRADKEMVLLVYAKEGHGLREDKNRYDYQNRILQWFGHYLKGHPAKDWIKQGLPYTEQQRQLEQWKK is encoded by the coding sequence ATGAAAAAAAGGACTCATCAACCACTCATTTTACTGCTTTCACTGGTCATCTCGATCGTTCTTCTACACCCGGTCATCGCATTTCAACAGGACTCACTCAAGGCCCTCACGTCCACCGACTTCGGTCAGTGGGAAAGCTTGGGCAACGACGGGCAGCTGTCGGCCAATGGCGCCTGGCTGGTGTATCCCATCGACAGAAACAACAAGGAAAACGAACTCCGCCTCCACAACCTGACCAACGAGAAAGTCAGAGTGTTGAAGGAAGGCACCGACGCCGCCTTTTCTGGTGACAACCAATGGCTGGGCTACCTCATCAACCTGCCGGAAGCCGAACGCAAGAAGCTGGAGAAAGACAAGAAGCCTGTGCATACCAGCTTCGGATTGATCAACCTGGCAACGGGCGACAGTGTGGTAGTGAAAGAAGTGGCTGGGTTCGATTTCAGTGATAATGGTCAGTTCGTGGTGTTGAAAAGGTACGGCAGCGGAAAAGGAAATGATATTGTGGTGAGAAACCTCGCCACCAGCAAAGATTTCAGCTTTGGCAATGTGGCCGAATACAAATGGCAGGACAAAGGCATGCTGCTGGCCATGGCCATGGAAACAGCAGGCAAAGAAGGCAACGGTGTCCAGCTTTTTGATGGAAAAAGCAATACGGTAAAGCTGCTGCACAGCGCCGCTGCCTACTACAAAGGGCTCAGCTGGCGCAAAAACAGCGACGACCTGGCCGTGTACCAGTCGGTGACTAATGAGGGCTACGAAGACTCCACGCACATCGTTTTAGCCTGGAAAAAACTGGCAAGTGCTGCCTCTTCCCCCCTGACCTTTGATCAAATGACCATCCCTGATTTTCCGGCTAACTCCCGCATCGTCAGCAATTCGAATTTGAGATGGAATAAGGACGGTAGCTCCGTCTTTTTCGAAACCATGACCTGGCTGAAGAAGCCCTCCAAAAAAGACGAAAGCGAAGAAACAACACCCGACCCGGAAAAGGAAGCCCTGTACGAAGAGGCGCCGGCGCTGGAGATTTGGAACAGTAACGATGTGCATGTAATCCCTGAGCAAAAACAGCTGGCAGAACGAAAAAGGGTGCAGAGCTACCTGGCCGTGTGGCATCTGACAGGCAACAAGTTTGTGCAGCTGGGGGATGACCTCACGGAGGAAACCCTGTGGCAGAAGGACGTGTCGATAGTTCTCGGTCTCGACGAAACGCCCTATGAGTTTGACGGCATGTTTGGCCGATCCAATGCCGACGTTTACACGATCGACAGCCAAACCGGCCAAAAACAAAAGATCCTGGAGCAGGTAAACCGCCTCTACAATGTAAGCTCCGATGGTAAAACGGTGGTTTACCTCAAAGATGACAACTACCATGCTTTCAACTTCCAGTCGGGCAAAAGTATCAACCTCACAGGCAGCCTCTCTGCCTCATTTGTTGATAAGGAAGACGACCACCCGGTAGAACAAAAGCCGCCTTACCGCTTCGTCGGCTGGGATGCAGCTGGCACCACTGTCTACGTGCATTCGAAATACGACACCTGGTCGCTCAAAGTGGACGGTTCCAAAGCGACCAACCTGACCAACGGAGCGCAGGACAAAACCATCAGCCGCTTTGTTTCCATCGATAATGATCAGGAGTACATCGACCTCAAGCAGCCGATGTACATCCACCAAACTGGCGAATGGAGCAAGAAAGAGGGCTATGCTGTGCTAAGCCAGGGCAAACTCAAAAGCCTTTGCTGGGATGATATGCGGGCCACTCGCCTGATCAAAGCCAAAGAGGCCGCTACCATAGCCTACGTACTGGAGAGCTTTGAAGACTCTCCCGACTATTTCGTTTCCAAAAACGGCAGTAGCGAAGGCAGTCAGGTATCTGCCACCAATCCATTTCAAAAAGACTACCGATGGGGCAAAGCCGAGCTCATTGAATACGCCAATGCCAACGGCGTCAAACTTCAGGGTTCTCTGTTCTATCCCGATGACTATGAGCCAGGTAAAAAATATCCGATGATCACCTATGTGTATGAGTTTCTGTCGCAAAACATTCATCGCTACATCGCCCCCTCGCAGTGGCATTACTACAACCACCGGGTGTGGACAAGCCAGGGCTACTTCGTGTTGCAGCCCGACATTCTTTTCGATGCGGGAGACCCCGGCATCTCTTCTACCAAAACCATGGAGATCGCTGTGAAAACTGTAGTTGACAAAGGCCTGGTCGACCCTAAAAAAGTAGGACTCGTAGGGCATTCATGGGGCGGCTATCAGGCAGCCTTTGCAGCCACCAACACCAAGATCTTCGCTGCTATTGTGGCAGGAGCCGGGTTAACAGACCTGGTGAGCATGTACGGCATGGTGGCCTGGTCGTTTGGAGGTACACCCGAAAATTACCATTTCGAGGTAAGCCAGGAGCGCATGATGGTGCCGCCATGGAGAAACATCGATGGCTACATGCGCAACTCGCCGGTGATGAACATCGATAATATGACAACACCTCTCCTTTTCGAAGTGGGAGACGCCGACACCAACGTGGACTGGCGGCAAGGCATAGAAATGTACAATGCTGCCCGCCGGGCCGACAAAGAGATGGTGCTGTTGGTGTATGCCAAAGAAGGCCATGGCTTGAGAGAAGACAAAAACCGCTATGACTACCAAAACAGAATTTTGCAATGGTTTGGCCATTACCTCAAAGGACACCCTGCCAAAGACTGGATAAAACAAGGCCTGCCCTACACGGAACAGCAAAGGCAGTTGGAGCAGTGGAAGAAGTAG
- a CDS encoding SGNH/GDSL hydrolase family protein, whose amino-acid sequence MKKHINYWAVLLFLLPGSVLAQTRPDAAAINASPNYGKSVAVFGGSVSVIPPSDSAKVQWERQLGMKITNYGVPGAGFSSLQGKSLQQQVDEAGVFDIYILWASTNDYTNNRAVGTYTDYTEFDGYDKTKLITQAGGINYCIKKIYELNPKATIYFFTSSKAFNDRGAYDPFYPKGMAEHVNMQKKICELHGIPYLDQFTLGGYNVYNKDLYYHDPIHMNALGYKKLGELQVAFLAFP is encoded by the coding sequence ATGAAAAAACATATCAATTATTGGGCAGTGCTCTTGTTCCTACTACCGGGCAGTGTTTTGGCCCAAACCCGGCCGGACGCAGCGGCCATCAACGCCTCGCCCAACTACGGCAAGTCGGTGGCGGTGTTTGGTGGCTCGGTGTCGGTGATTCCTCCCAGCGACAGTGCCAAGGTGCAATGGGAACGACAGCTGGGCATGAAAATCACCAACTATGGCGTGCCGGGCGCTGGCTTTTCGTCGCTGCAGGGCAAGTCGCTGCAGCAGCAGGTAGATGAAGCTGGTGTGTTTGACATCTACATCCTCTGGGCCTCTACGAACGACTACACCAACAACCGGGCGGTAGGCACCTACACCGACTACACCGAGTTTGACGGCTACGACAAGACAAAGCTAATCACCCAGGCAGGCGGCATCAACTATTGCATCAAAAAGATCTACGAACTCAACCCAAAGGCCACTATCTACTTTTTCACCTCCAGCAAAGCCTTTAACGACAGAGGAGCCTACGATCCGTTTTATCCAAAGGGCATGGCGGAGCACGTAAACATGCAAAAGAAGATCTGTGAACTCCATGGCATCCCCTACCTCGATCAGTTTACACTGGGCGGCTACAACGTCTACAACAAAGACTTGTACTACCACGACCCCATCCACATGAACGCCCTGGGCTACAAAAAGCTGGGCGAGCTACAGGTAGCATTTCTGGCCTTTCCGTAG
- a CDS encoding DoxX family protein, producing the protein MAAFISQRHALLALRIMVGIIMMAHGFQRLYYGTVADFGGYLDSLGLMIGTPIAWSITLFELGAGATLALGFFKKWISLTWLLVIVPGIFLVHLPNGWYVVGPSSGGIEYSCLIVVCLLVLAAERS; encoded by the coding sequence ATGGCAGCATTTATTTCACAGCGGCATGCGCTCCTTGCTTTGCGCATCATGGTCGGCATCATTATGATGGCTCATGGCTTTCAACGGCTCTACTACGGCACGGTGGCTGACTTCGGCGGCTACCTCGATTCGCTGGGGCTGATGATAGGTACGCCCATCGCCTGGAGCATTACCCTGTTTGAGCTAGGGGCTGGTGCAACGCTTGCCCTTGGTTTCTTTAAGAAATGGATCAGCCTGACCTGGCTGCTGGTGATCGTGCCGGGCATTTTTCTGGTGCATTTACCGAACGGCTGGTATGTGGTAGGGCCCAGCAGCGGCGGCATAGAATATAGCTGCCTGATTGTGGTTTGTTTGCTGGTATTGGCAGCGGAAAGAAGCTAA